One region of Syntrophobacter fumaroxidans MPOB genomic DNA includes:
- the lpxB gene encoding lipid-A-disaccharide synthase codes for MGAFAQRPPRVFLSAGEASGDLHGAGFVRALKELRPDVRVACLGGTMLRNAGAEVLADNKEIAVVGLTEVLRHAKDIFNAWKRIRNHIVRQRPDLIVLIDFPDFNFLLARLARRCGMKILYYVSPQVWAWRSGRVRTLKRVVDEMAVILPFEVDFYRRHGMAVRYVGHPLLDAVRNAPPRDEALTRYGAADGSLLIGLLPGSRQSEVRLVFPVLIEAARRLRERMPGLSFIVPAAPTLAPEPIRSALAEAKLPARVVSGDTYGVIRACDLIVTVSGTVTLEAALLDTPMIIVNRVSRLSYTLGRDLIRVRYVGLPNLIAGRGVVPELLQQEARADIVCERVLDFLRDPALPAAQRRAFAGIRERLGQPGVARRVATMALRMLEP; via the coding sequence ATGGGAGCTTTCGCGCAACGTCCTCCAAGGGTCTTTCTGAGTGCCGGTGAGGCGTCTGGTGATCTGCACGGGGCCGGGTTCGTGCGGGCGCTCAAGGAGCTTCGGCCGGACGTGCGTGTTGCGTGCCTGGGCGGAACGATGCTGAGGAACGCCGGAGCGGAGGTCCTGGCGGACAACAAAGAGATCGCGGTGGTGGGGCTCACGGAAGTTCTCCGCCATGCGAAGGACATCTTCAACGCCTGGAAGCGGATTCGCAATCACATCGTGCGGCAGAGGCCGGACCTGATCGTTCTCATCGACTTTCCCGATTTCAACTTTTTGCTCGCGCGTCTTGCCAGGCGTTGCGGGATGAAAATCCTCTACTATGTCAGCCCCCAGGTCTGGGCCTGGAGAAGCGGCCGGGTCAGGACGCTGAAGCGCGTCGTCGATGAAATGGCGGTGATCCTGCCCTTTGAAGTGGACTTCTACCGCCGTCATGGAATGGCGGTCCGCTACGTGGGGCATCCTCTGCTCGACGCGGTCCGAAACGCCCCGCCGCGGGATGAAGCCCTGACGCGTTACGGCGCAGCCGACGGGTCGCTCCTGATCGGCCTGCTGCCCGGGAGCAGGCAGAGTGAAGTCAGGCTCGTATTTCCCGTCCTGATCGAGGCTGCGCGTCGGCTGCGGGAGCGCATGCCCGGGCTTTCATTCATCGTCCCCGCGGCGCCCACCCTGGCTCCCGAACCCATTCGCTCGGCCCTGGCCGAAGCGAAGCTGCCCGCCCGGGTTGTCTCCGGGGATACCTACGGAGTCATACGGGCCTGCGATCTCATCGTCACCGTATCGGGCACGGTCACCCTGGAAGCCGCCCTGCTCGACACTCCCATGATCATCGTAAACCGCGTTTCCAGGCTGAGCTACACCCTCGGACGGGACCTCATCCGCGTTCGGTACGTGGGATTGCCCAACCTCATTGCCGGTCGGGGCGTGGTTCCCGAGCTCCTGCAACAGGAAGCCCGGGCGGACATCGTGTGCGAACGGGTGCTGGATTTCCTGCGGGACCCGGCGTTGCCGGCCGCTCAGAGGCGCGCGTTCGCCGGGATTCGGGAGCGCCTCGGGCAACCGGGCGTCGCCCGGCGGGTGGCGACGATGGCTCTGAGGATGCTCGAACCATGA
- a CDS encoding 3-deoxy-D-manno-octulosonic acid transferase yields MKPAAVAAPLAGMFYNAPLTLSWPLLLLYYLVRSKTDGKYRSNLRERMGVSLPPRSSRTSRRIWIHALSVGETVSVTPLVKELKIRCPELEVVVSSATESGRRIAEDQLAPFAALFFTLPHDFPWAMKKVVERIRPDLFVLVETDIWPNLLASLRRSRIPALLLNGRISPGSFRKLVPWKAWIGGLYRAFDLIFAQSAEDRERYLAMGALPEKVVAAGNLKFDASGSLPTAEESAALRESAGIDPGRSVWIAGSTHEGEEDLLLRVHRSLLLEHPRLLLILAPRQPTRRSEVLALCESHDLSAVARSSGRTAHDGSVYLLDTMGELSRFYALADVAYIGGSMVPFGGHNPLEAIRHGKPALWGPHLFNFREIEKDLLEAGCACCVPHAAQLENTMRSCLADSAKRERMRTAAIEFMASHPGPGPKLARLILERMTRCGRPSGRGGVPEPRNTGE; encoded by the coding sequence ATGAAGCCGGCCGCGGTTGCAGCGCCCCTTGCCGGGATGTTCTACAACGCACCGTTGACCCTCTCCTGGCCTTTGTTACTCCTTTACTACCTGGTGCGTTCGAAGACGGACGGAAAATACCGGTCCAACCTGAGGGAGCGGATGGGCGTGAGCCTGCCGCCGCGGTCTTCGCGCACGTCGCGCCGCATATGGATCCACGCACTCTCTGTGGGGGAAACCGTGTCGGTGACGCCCCTGGTGAAGGAATTGAAAATCCGGTGCCCGGAGCTCGAGGTGGTGGTGTCGAGCGCCACCGAATCGGGACGCAGGATTGCCGAAGACCAACTGGCACCCTTTGCCGCCCTTTTTTTTACCCTGCCTCACGACTTCCCATGGGCGATGAAGAAAGTGGTCGAACGGATTCGACCCGATCTTTTCGTGCTCGTGGAAACGGACATTTGGCCCAACCTGCTGGCCTCCCTGAGGCGGAGTCGCATCCCCGCCCTGCTTCTCAACGGGAGGATTTCGCCCGGATCGTTTCGGAAGCTTGTCCCCTGGAAGGCGTGGATCGGGGGTCTCTACCGAGCCTTCGATCTCATTTTCGCCCAGTCCGCTGAGGACCGGGAGCGGTACCTGGCGATGGGGGCCTTGCCGGAAAAGGTGGTCGCGGCGGGGAATCTGAAATTCGATGCTTCGGGTTCCCTCCCGACGGCGGAGGAATCGGCCGCCCTGCGCGAAAGCGCGGGCATTGATCCCGGCCGGTCGGTCTGGATTGCAGGAAGTACCCACGAAGGAGAAGAGGACCTCCTGCTCCGGGTCCATCGCTCCCTCCTGCTCGAACACCCCCGTCTTTTGCTGATCCTCGCCCCGCGTCAGCCGACGCGAAGGTCCGAAGTGCTCGCCCTTTGCGAAAGCCACGATTTGAGCGCGGTTGCGCGGTCGAGCGGCCGGACCGCTCACGACGGGTCCGTCTATCTCCTGGATACCATGGGAGAATTGAGCCGATTCTACGCGCTCGCCGATGTCGCCTATATCGGCGGCAGCATGGTCCCGTTCGGCGGGCACAATCCCCTGGAGGCGATCCGGCATGGGAAGCCCGCCCTGTGGGGACCTCATCTGTTCAATTTCAGAGAGATCGAAAAAGACCTGCTTGAAGCCGGATGTGCCTGTTGCGTGCCCCATGCCGCCCAACTCGAAAACACAATGCGAAGCTGCCTCGCCGATTCCGCGAAAAGGGAGCGCATGCGGACGGCCGCAATCGAGTTCATGGCGTCACACCCCGGTCCCGGCCCGAAACTGGCCCGGTTGATTCTGGAAAGGATGACCCGGTGCGGTCGACCTTCGGGAAGGGGCGGGGTGCCCGAGCCCCGGAACACCGGGGAATGA